The Elaeis guineensis isolate ETL-2024a chromosome 5, EG11, whole genome shotgun sequence DNA segment GTGGAGACGGACGTGGAGAAGCCACGGGAGGTGGTGGGGGACAAAAACGGAGGAGCCGCGGGCAGACAAAGAGAGATCGAGGAGCCGCAGGCCGAAGGTGCACACGGAGGGAGGTGGGGGGAGGGTAGGATAATagattttgtgtgatttttttgagagataattttatctaaaatttttattacaacatTACCAAAGAAatgataatctggatagccacccctctctaaggtaatccagattatcttTCATAAGACAATCTGGATTGCCAAGGTATTATGTATTACCATCTAAAAAGTATATCAAATGCAGTAATTCAAATTACCACATTAAATTGCCAGCAATTTTGATAGATTATCAGCTACCAAATACAACCTAATAGTTGCTGATATCAATATAGACGCAGTTGGCGTTGACTAGTTAAAAATATAGGTTTAGCTAGTTTACAATCTAATATTTTTGGTGATTGGGCCATAAATATTTTGTGATTTCAGGCCAACCATCCAAACATGCATTtagtttctctttttattttgaaGCTTGTCTCTGCACTATATCTAAAATAAACTTCCAACGATAACAAACAGCATTTTATATGAACATTTTTGGAGGTATCAAACTAATAATTGCTGATATCAACGTGGACGCGCCGGTGATACTGTGTTTGATTGAAACTTCGTTGGTTTTGTTTCAGAAAGGCCGTAGTCATAATCCTCTTTGCCCTTTCTGCGCCCTTTATGGGAGAGGGATGAGAGCCACCATCCGTCTCTTTCTCAACCATGGTCACATCCATCCCAAGTACTAAACCAGGCAAAATATGTGTTGTTCATGGATCTTCTGGTTGTCTTTTGCTTCTTTTCACTAAGAAAactatagatggatctcattgtATGTTCGCTTGCCACTGATTAGGAGGGCGTGAGTTACTAAGAAGAGTAGATGGCTGAGTTCCAGTGCATAGCATACTGAAATGAAGCAAATGATGTCTAATGTCTGGCCAATATTGAATGCCTTTGCAATGAACCACTTCAATCGGTCTTGGGTCATCTTTCCTATAGAATTGTGCCTCAACCTCTTCTGGTGTTTCTTGTAAGGTCAACTGCAGACAGTCTGCCTACAGAAGGAGAAAGGAGGGTTTGGCGGGAAGGACATCCAGCAATTCAATACGTTCTTGCTTGCCAAATGGGGGTGTAGAATGCTCATGTTGGACAATAGTCCGTGGaagaatcaaattcaatttgCTTACCACATGAAGATCGGATCGTCTAGTAGTTGGAAACCTATAAAGAGATGTTCAAGCCTATGGAAGGATGTTGTTGGAACTCTACCTGCGTTCGGTAATCACATCCATCATCTCGCTGGGAATGGTAGTAAAACACTTTTTTTTGGAGATTTTGCTGGATTTGCAATGAACTACTTCAATCAGTCTTCCCACACCTCTTTATCCTCAATTGTCCAAAGAATGGACCGGTTGCTAACTTCTTTAGCAGGAGAACAAAAGGATGAAAGATCGAACTACCTCCCAATGCACCCCCCGCTATGAGAGGGGAATACTTGCACTTGGCTTCTCTCTTAAGCGATGCCTCGATCAACCCGTAGGAAGATCAGATGCTTGGAGAGCTAAAAGTAGTGGATAATTCTCTATCAAGTCCATGCATCTTTTTCTCAACTCCTCCGGAAAAAAATCCATGTTCTCTGGCGCTCTTTGGAGCCTTTTCATCCCCTCAAGGGCTAGTTCTTTTTAGAGTAAAAAATTTATcaggaatctatatttttttaagtaaatatatttttagataatatttagatagaaaaataatttatttatatttttttatatattaaaaaatgattCGAGAATCTATTGCTCATATTTTTTtgcattattaatttttttaaatagattgttaaaatctatccatatttttcataatatcttttagtatatatataataatatagtataatatattatgttataatatactatattttatatattataatatatactattatataatatatattcataaaataataaaataattatattatatcaaaataataaaatattattattcgataataatactatattatattatatataacaagtattatatattattatattattattataggttaggggtatattaggaatgaaattttaaaaaaaaaattggttgatGAAAAAATGACCTACTTACTTTTTAGACgggtaagatttttttttctattttatggaTAAATGCTATTCATGAAAAGATGATTTATCCATCTAGAGAAGTGTGAGAGTATAGATAAGTTAGTTAATgagaaaattaataatttttttatgatatttatctacAAAAGAATGGGCCTCAAAAATTAAATGCTTCTTATCGTCATGCTGAAAGAACAAACTCAATACGGTCAAGAGAGATATATTGGGTGAGAAACTTGGTAAAAATCTAAGAGACAATACTATTTGCAACCAGGCTGTGGAGTCAATGGATCACGTCTTCTCCAGCTGTCCTCTATTCTCAAGCATTTGGAAAGGGATATGTGCTGCATTGAGCATGCTCCATCCTCAATCTTCTTTCAAATGCTTATGTTTGGATTGGATTAACAGGAATTTCTTAAAGAGACTTCGTCAAATAATCCAAATGCCCCTTGCTGTAGTTGCCTGGTCACGTTAAGAGGGTGTTTGGTTTGTAATTAAAATCGGAATgggaatgaaaatcgaaatggtTTGGAATTAGAATCGAAATAGCCAACTCCtccgaagcgtttggttcgtgatcagaatcgaaattggaatagaaatttgaatctatagaggagagtagggattgagttctatatagattgagccatttccattccactccgaaatcagaatcggaatgggactcttcccaaccaaacggttggaatgaaagttatccattccgatttcgattacaGACCCCccactccctccaaccaaacactttttaaaagaaaaaaaataccacAATTTTCCTTCACAAAATCATCATCTCCATCATTTGTAGCTTCAGATGCAATCAGGATATTCAATGATTGGTTGATGCTTTGCAACCACCTTGTTCTTGCTGATTTTGGGCGATTTTGGGCAAAGATTAGAAGCATCCACCGAAATGTTTAAGCTCTGAGCTATTCTCTAGTCTCTTGGCGcccgcacccccccccccccccccccccccctcccctgcTGCTTTGTTACGCTAGCCAAAACTCACCCCTGTTAGTTGGTTGTTTTGTTTGGTACCCCTCTATGTTGTCTCCTTAATTACTATGTTTCTGGTGCTCTAATGGACCGCATGTCCTCAAACTTTctgtagatatttttttttcttcctgaatAAATGCTGGATGGCTACCTTCTTAGCTTCCCttttcgtcaaaaaaaaaaaatcttgaatgcCTTTGCGGGTGGTGTATAATCTCCCTCACACCTGCAACCACCCCCCCAcacaagaaaaaaagagaggaagtttTGATGGTCTTGTTTTCTTCTTGTGCTAGAACTTGTAGTTGATTTCTTTAACATGGCTTCCAAAGGTAGTGACCGAAATTGCTTAGATGCAGACTAGTCATATTTCTTAGATGCAAATTTCTATTTAATTAGCTGAGATAGAGGACATGAAGGACTATATCCTAAATATAAATGATGTCTTTCATAATGACACTTGCTTGGAATTATTGAAGATATCCTAAATTTTTGATACCCTTGATGGGAACAAAAAAcatggaaatattttttcaatacttattttatttttaaccgGATTAAAACTATCGAGCAAGAGGTGGAACAACAATTGTCGTCTATGGCATAAGAGCTTTTACTTCTTCTGCTTTTATTTATTTTCCCATAAATCCTCTGGAGTTTTCAATAGTGATGCAAGGGACCAAAGCTTCCTTCGTAGCTTTGCTTCTTGAACCTTCAATTCTAAACAAGTAAAAACTAGGTCCCAAACAATAAATATGAAACACTACATTTTAAATTTGTTTCATCTTTGATCTATACTTCTCACCTTCCATGCCTCAGCTCAATTTCCTTTTCATTAAACACATTTCTCGTATGAAGAATATGCGTAAAGTCTCTTGATTGGTACGTGAGACTTATGTTCAAATCCACCTATATCATTGATATAAAAAGACCAGCACCGGAGCACCAACTCCATTAAATCTCCATAATTAAGCATACTAATTACTAAAACTTGGAGGTTAGAGGTACATAGGAAGGATCCGAACGAAGTGGAATCAATTAAGAAAAAAACACATAATTCATACAAAACAAAATGCACAAATAAACTAATTCCTTGAGTTGAATTGCCAAGTTTTTAAAACCGGTGGTTTGCACCGACTACCAGCGTCCCCAGCGACAGCTCAAACGCCAACCTTGGGTGTGATCTAGTATTCCAAATACAACCGGGCCCATGTGTACCCAACCCTACCAAGATCCCCAGTGATCTAATCGGTCTACAGCTCACATGCAATTCTCGTTTAAACGCAAACATCAAAACATTGAACGCTGTCGTTCCACGACATCCTCGCACCCGTTGACGCACCCTCGTGTTCTCCTTCCTCCTCCCATCCGAGCCCGCTGTTTCCAGGCTGGCAGCCCCAGTAAAGCAACCCTACCCACCACTAAAAACACCCAACATAAAACGCCACCGCTTTCTTCCCTTCCACGCTCCCTCTTACCTTATAATCTAATCTTTACCGAACCAACCCCTCTATTTCGCCGTCACTGTCACCACCCACTCTCACTACAAAGGTCCCCAAAAACTCTCTAGATTGtctcgaactcggatcgatctcACCTCATTCTCTTAACAGCAAAGGATTTGTATAATAGACTGCTCCACCAGATCActtgctttgcttccaatcttctACCATCTCTGTTCTTTTTTTACCATCTAAAAAGAGGAAAGAAGGGAGCAAAAAAGAGGCAAAAGGTGGCGGTTTTGAGGCTGTGAGTGGAGAGGCGGAGAGAGAAGGGGAAAGATGAGTATGTACGGGAGGGATCCGTGGGGCGGGCCGCTGGAGATATCGAACGCGGACTCGGCGACGGACGACGACCGGAGCCGGAATCTGGATTTGGACCGAGCGGCGCTGTCGACGTCGTCGCGGCCGCTGGATGAGACGCAGCAGAGCTGGCTCCTGGCCGGGCCAGGGgaccaagggaagaagaagaagaagtatgtCGACCTTGGGTGTCTCATCGTCAGCCGGAAGCTCTTCATCTGGACCGTGGGCACCATCGTCGCCACCGCCGCACTCGCCGGGTTCATCACTCTCATTGTTAAGACTGTCCCCCGCCACCACCACCCCAAGCCGCCGCCGGACAACTACACCCTTGCCCTCCACAAGGCCCTCATGTTCTTCAACGCCCAGCGATGTAAGCCGAACCTTTTCCGATCTGCCCTAAAAACCTTTCCTTCTCCCAATGCATGCGGTCCCCTTTACAAAATTCGTCAAGATTGGATTTTGATCGGTCGAATGAGACAAAGATCGGACTTTGATGTATTTTTGGTGTTTTTCCTGCAGCTGGGCGGCTTCCCAAGCACAACAATGTGTCATGGAGAGGTAATTCCGGGATGAAGGACGGCATCTCCGACACGTCCTACGGGAGGAGCCTCGTCGGAGGCTTCTACGACGCCGGAGATGCTATCAAGTTCAACTTCCCGGCCTCCTTCGCCATGACTATGCTAAGCTGGAGCGTAATCGAGTACAGCGCCAAGTATGAGGCCGCCGGCGAGCTCAACCATGTCAAGGAGATCATCAAGTGGGGCACCGATTACCTCCTCAAGACCTTCAACAACTCCGCCGATACCATCGATCGGATAGCTGCCCAGGTAAAAAGCAAAGAACAAACTTTGATAGCAAAAAGATCCGTAGTTATAGCATAAATTCATGGAACTGTGATTCCTGAGGTGATGGTTTGTGAGATCTCTGGCAGGTTGGAGTGGGCGACACTTCGGGAGGAACCACTCCAAATGACCATTACTGCTGGATGAGACCTGAGGACATTGACTACCCGAGACCAGTCTATGTGTGCCACAGCTGTTCAGATCTCGCTGCCGAGATGGCGGCAGCTCTGGCTGCTGCATCCATTGTGTTCAAGGACAATAAGGCCTACTCCCAGAAGTTGGTCCATGGTGCGGCGACGGTCTGGAAGTTTGCAAGGGAACAGAGGGGGAGGTACAGCCCTCAGGGTTCCGACCCCTCGCTCTTCTACAATTCTACTAGTTACTGGGATGAGTTTGTGTGGGGTGGGGCATGGATGTATTTGGCAACAGGAAATTCATCTTACCTTTATTTATCTACTCATCCCACTCTCGCAAAGCATGCTGGTGCCTTCTGGGGCGGTCCTGATTATGGGGTCTTCAGCTGGGACAACAAGCTCATTGGTGCTCAAGTAAGTGTTGACCAATTCCTCTTGCTTCAATACCCGAGCTTGCTTGAAATATTGAGTGCCTATATATCTTTCTTGGACGATTTAATAATATATTGAGTAATTTGACCTGATCAGAGACTGTGCTATTGAGTTTGAATGTTTTAGAACTTTAAATAAAATAAACTGCTGTGTTGTGAGGTGGTTGAAAATACTGTCAATACAGATCATGGTCGATCGTGCTTAATTAGGAATTTTATAATATTCCCTCTTTTTGATCTGTTGATCAGACTGTCTTACTTCTTGGACGCTTTGTCTTAATTGGTGGAAAAGATGGTAGCTAAGCTGAAAGACCTGATGGagcttaataaaatattatatctaTTTTCTGCATTAAACTTGTTCTCCAGCTTTCCTGATCTGTTCCGTCGCATGGTCATATATGGTCCAATTTGAAGCTTCACGTTTTCAAGCATATCCTGTCTTCGAGACTTTTGTGTCAGCATGCTTATCAGTTCCGATGAATTCATGAGATTAGTTTTTTTTTCCCCCATTTTTCTTTTGGATTGGAGTTGTATCTCTATGTGGGATCAAGATATCTGGTATGAGTAGATCCTTTTGTTGGTTTTGATGGGAGGACTTTTACCTGCCTTCTCTtttgttaattaaaaattataatttgggGTGCTCTCCTTTGTTTGTTATTTGCATAATATAAATAAAAcaagatattttttatcttttttccgTCAAAAATTTGCCGAGTTACAAAAATTCCAAGGATTTGAAAAATTGGAAATGACTGCTGCCTTATTAACCCAAGGTAACTGTATTTCTTGTTTTGCAATAGGTTTTTGATGCATCAATTTGGTAAAAAAGTCAAGATTTCATTGACTAAATGGCTCATTGTTATTTGCTTCTAAATTGTCTTGTGTTGTCTTAGCTATTTTTATTTAAACTAATTAATGTTGCTGGAACCTAACCCATGAtatgatattttttctaaatcaatATTCAATAGTGATAGTTATCCGTTTGACAATATCTATATGCCTAAAAATCTCCACTGTCTTATTGGTTTTACACTCTTAATAGCTTCTGCCATTTCAACACGTACCATTTTGGAAGTTTGACTACTGTAGATGATGTGATCATGATTTTTTTGGTTTTATCCCAGTACTCATGCATGATATTCTGTTTCTGATTCAAACAAGAGAGCAGCATGAGTTTTGTTTTACCTCATGTTACCTGATGCTTAAATATGCATTAGGAATTTTCCTggcattaaaaaatataaaaatgccGATTATTTTGGCACAAATTGAAAGGATGATTCAGATATTTCTTTCCTGCAATTTTTATTAGCAAAGATATGGATCCACTTAATTACTTTGCAGACCAAATTTCTACATTTAAACGATGGCAAGGCTAAAACTTCCTAGTGGAAAtggaatttatatttaaaatagcaCCTGGATTGGAATTACTTATCTCATTCTGTTCAGCTAGATAGATAATCCTATTGCTTGGTTTTCTTCTGTACACCTTGTTGACCATGActaatttcatcaattttttttctggTCTCTTTAGCTAGTTTTTGAGGTAGGCTGCATTCTCANNNNNNNNNNNNNNNNNNNNNNNNNNNNNNNNNNNNNNNNNNNNNNNNNNNNNNNNNNNNNNNNNNNNNNNNNNNNNNNNNNNNNNNNNNNNNNNNNNNNTTCAACAATTCTCACTATGCCACAGAGTTGAATGTTTTAACCTTGCAAAGGGACAAAATTTGCTTAATTTATGAGCAAACCTCATTCTAGTAGATTGCTCTAGCGACCTCTAGTTTTGTCTTGAGTTGGGTTCCACCGAGCTTCTGTAACAGTTCATCTGCAATTTTTGATGAACTTTCATGCTCATATTTCTTGATTGGCCAGTTTGGTCTTGCTTGTGAACTTTCTAGAGAGATCTAGTAGTTCTTTTTTTGTTGTAGAGAGATCTAAGAGTTCTTCAACTACATTTGATTGATTTGAGGTTGCAGAAAGCTTCAATGCTTCTTGTAATTTGTATAAGAATTACTCTGTTTTCTCTATAGAATTCTAGTTTGCTTATCTTTACTCTTCTGCATCCAGGTTCTTCTTAGCAGATTGAGGCTCTTCTTGAGTCCAGGCTACCCATATGAAGAAATTTTGAGAACTTTCCACAACCAGACCAGCATTGTCATGTGCTCTTATCTACCTATTTTCACCTCTTTCAACCGAACAAAAGGTTTGAGGTTCTTCGTTTTTTCAAATTACTCTCTTGTTTCTCTCAGAAAAAGTCTCAACTATTTCATCCATGGCAGGTGGTTTGATAGAACTAAACCATGGAAGACCACAGCCTCTTCAGTACGTAGTCAGTGCGGCTTTTCTTGCAGCTGTCTACAGTGACTATCTTGATGCTGCAGATACTCCAGGATGGTATTGTGGTCCCAACTTCTACTCTACTGGCGTCCTTCGTAATTTTGCCCAGACCCAGGCAAGTTCTCTTCTAGCGGAAACCTAATCTCTAATGTGCTCGATTTTAACAATTATAGGCTTCGACATGAACTCTCTTCATGTAATGGCAGATTGATTATGTACTGGGTAAAAATCCCCGGAAGATGAGCTATGTTGTGGGGTTTGGAAACCGCTATCCTAAGCATGTTCATCATCGAGCTGCATCAATTCCTAAGAACGGTGTCAAGTATAGCTGTAAAGGAGGATGGAAGTGGAGGGACACTAAGAAGCCAAACCCTCACACCATTGTTGGAGCTATGGTTGCTGGTCCTGATAGACGTGATGGATTCCGAGATGTTCGTACCAACTACAACTATACCGAGCCAACTCTTGCAGGCAATGCTGGTCTAGTTGCAGCACTAGTGGCTTTGTCTGGTGAAAAGAGTGGAGTGGATAAGAACACTATATTCTCTGCAGTTCCACCAATGTTTCCAACTCCCCCGCCACCCCCTGCACCGTGGAAGCCTTGAGATAAGGAAGACCTGTTGTTCTGTGCCTCGTGATCAAAACTTTATGACGATTTTTTTCATCCCAGCTATGAAGATCTAGCATCTATGAGGATGACATGAAAACCTTGTTCAAGCGACTAACGATGTGAAGCCTAGTGCTGCACCACTTTTTGTATATTAGTGTTCTATTATGGCTTGTGTTGTATACAGGATGTATGATATTCATGAGTTTTCCAAAATAATGGAGACCCTTTATTGCTGGAATGATCTACACAACAGTTTTAATGAGTGAAGCTCTTCCCATAAGAAAGACAGGTCCAATTGTCTTGAAACCTCCCGACTGCATGCCTAAATCCTTATTATCATTGCAGATTATGCAGTTCTCCTTGACCATATCCAGTGAAGAACTTGCATGAAATCTTTAGATTTTCTGAGGAAAGTTTCCACTCAAATGAGTGCATGATAAGTTTTCTTTGTTTGATGATATGCCTATTTGTATCAGCGCTGCTCTCCAACCTATTAAGTTCTATGATGGCACTTGGAGCAGTTAGGAGTTAGGTGCCTTTGACGTCATTTTGGACCGTCGGGTGATGATCATCTTCAACAAATGGTTGGCAGAACAATTATCTTAGGTTTGAAGGAATGTGGTTCCTGAATGTTTAATTCATTCCATTTGCAAGTGGTACATATGTTGCGAGGGACACTTGAATTATGCCTGACATACGTGCATGCACGCTGATCTGTATGGCTAACTTGCAATCCCCATTCATGTCTTTGATGTATGTGAATATGGACCTTCAAGCTTAGACGATATTAACCAGGTCCCAGGGTCCAAATATCAAGCCTAATCGTGCTTCGAGCAACCATCTGAAAATCTAGAAATACTGGTGCGCAAGAACCAAGCTCTTCCCAGGCTCATGCTCATCCTATATGGTGATGCTAAGAGTTTGTAATATATGGGACCAAACTGAGACATGTTACATATTCAATCCTGATTACAAGATTTGGTCTTGCCATCTTGCATGGTTAAAGGTAATGTATGGGACCAAACTATGCATGATTTCTTCGCAGGAACTCAAATAAGTCTTGGCTTGCATGGTTAAAGGTAATGTATGGGACCAAACTATGCATGATTTCTTCGCAGGAACTCAAATAAGTCTTGCCCCAGACACAAATGCACAAAAGATGCACCCAGAGATCCATGTCTGGGTCCATATATATCCTGATCCCAAACATCATCCAGATTCGGTCATTTTCTTTTGTAAGAATATCAGTCTTGGAGTTTTCCTTGGGGTCTTCTCTTTGCTTATACCATGAGCGCTCGAGGAAGAAAAAACTCTGCATACTAATCGCCATCGTTAGGCGCTAGCTTTGCGAACCCCGCACTTTTAGTTCTATGTGCCGTTATCCTGCCGTTCCCGCTCCGTCCCGGACGCCACCGCAACCCGGCACCAAATTAAACATTCCCAGATCGACGCCGTCAAGATCCGTCCTCTGTCATATTCCCCCCGCTCCTAGCACGCTCTTGCTTCAAAACCACGCCATCTTTTAAATAAGCGCATAGATTTATATACGAAGAACGGATCTGCCGTTCCTTTCGCCTCAAGAGAACATGCCATCGGGAATTTCCCGCATATAATTTATGCAAGCTTGTTTGGGAGAATATTGGGCGAAAGGCTTTTATACGTCCCTCATTATACGTTCTTTTTAAGTTTGACAATGGTTCGGATCGAACGTGAATTTGAATCCATCCaaattcgatctgatatattgatacattaatctGATTCGATGTGATCCAATGAGTCAATATTTTTTTATCCATATTCAATCGGATTGAATATCGAATTATCAGATTAGATATCTGTtccatttaaataaaattttttagataaaaataaaaatattaaataataatttattgttattttttaattttaatcaaatctaaaaatcataAAACTCATATTTAtacaattaatttatatttaaataatatatatatatatataattaaattatatttgggTCGGATAATGGGTTGGAATGATTACTATCCGAATCTGATccgatataaaatatatatttatccaaTTCGGTTCAGATTGGGTCAAAATCTGATCAACATCTTAATCAATCCAGCCCACTGGGGCAGGATCGGGTCGGGACGAGGGTAATTTCCAAGTGTAGTTCTCCCTCTGCCTCTTGTCCTAGTTtagttctttttcttttcctttttctttgagACACTCCAACGTTCGTTCTGTATCAAGAGCTCGGTGCGGGGAAGTGAATGAGAGGATGTAGGAGAGTTATGGCAACGGAGGACGAGACGTTGCTGAAGGTAGCAAAG contains these protein-coding regions:
- the LOC105044891 gene encoding endoglucanase 9; its protein translation is MSMYGRDPWGGPLEISNADSATDDDRSRNLDLDRAALSTSSRPLDETQQSWLLAGPGDQGKKKKKYVDLGCLIVSRKLFIWTVGTIVATAALAGFITLIVKTVPRHHHPKPPPDNYTLALHKALMFFNAQRSGRLPKHNNVSWRGNSGMKDGISDTSYGRSLVGGFYDAGDAIKFNFPASFAMTMLSWSVIEYSAKYEAAGELNHVKEIIKWGTDYLLKTFNNSADTIDRIAAQVGVGDTSGGTTPNDHYCWMRPEDIDYPRPVYVCHSCSDLAAEMAAALAAASIVFKDNKAYSQKLVHGAATVWKFAREQRGRYSPQGSDPSLFYNSTSYWDEFVWGGAWMYLATGNSSYLYLSTHPTLAKHAGAFWGGPDYGVFSWDNKLIGAQVLLSRLRLFLSPGYPYEEILRTFHNQTSIVMCSYLPIFTSFNRTKGGLIELNHGRPQPLQYVVSAAFLAAVYSDYLDAADTPGWYCGPNFYSTGVLRNFAQTQIDYVLGKNPRKMSYVVGFGNRYPKHVHHRAASIPKNGVKYSCKGGWKWRDTKKPNPHTIVGAMVAGPDRRDGFRDVRTNYNYTEPTLAGNAGLVAALVALSGEKSGVDKNTIFSAVPPMFPTPPPPPAPWKP